Proteins encoded by one window of Marixanthomonas sp. SCSIO 43207:
- a CDS encoding DUF2971 domain-containing protein translates to MDFWKFLNLLETKSLFFSNSDNLGDNNEGRIPHFILERMIEQDNERGNRNNQELNDYLESTLRKNHLISSWSYAERESFAMWKMYAKDKTGVAIETDLKSLQDSFNKTDRIVYVGEVNYINEDNYHFSTSNMFYPFVTKLDFYKFENEIRCVTITKDDEKPESKLVEVDLNTLIKKVHISPNSKPEFRKLIELLKNEYQLEFEICYSKVSDSWL, encoded by the coding sequence ATGGATTTTTGGAAGTTCTTAAATCTATTAGAAACAAAATCACTTTTCTTTTCAAACTCTGATAATCTTGGAGATAATAACGAAGGGAGAATTCCTCATTTCATACTGGAAAGAATGATTGAACAAGATAATGAGAGAGGTAATAGAAATAATCAAGAGCTGAACGATTATCTTGAAAGTACTTTGAGAAAGAATCATTTAATCTCATCTTGGAGTTATGCAGAAAGAGAATCTTTTGCAATGTGGAAAATGTATGCTAAAGACAAAACCGGAGTTGCAATAGAAACTGACTTGAAATCACTTCAAGATTCATTTAATAAAACGGACAGAATTGTATATGTCGGAGAAGTTAATTACATAAATGAAGACAATTATCATTTTTCGACTTCAAATATGTTTTATCCATTCGTGACTAAATTAGATTTCTATAAGTTTGAAAATGAAATTAGGTGTGTAACTATAACCAAAGATGATGAAAAACCTGAAAGTAAATTGGTTGAAGTAGATTTAAACACTTTAATTAAGAAAGTACATATTTCACCAAATTCAAAACCTGAATTTCGAAAACTGATAGAATTATTAAAGAATGAATATCAACTTGAATTTGAAATATGCTACTCGAAAGTTAGTGATAGTTGGTTGTAA
- a CDS encoding DUF2711 family protein produces the protein MKKIEHPYQIADSERRNDLRILPFTQNGIEYNSCFVLLNPFYKRKKRYENFDKQKPKWIEGRRSEIKNDYEKYYWSEFTESSQIHDIKEIIHCFYVYDSNYIERFQKVKKSVWVAFQETISDNQLFWNADSHISVLTIDTILEALKKLGYAKLALYDIFKDDLVFRKTDELIKSENDFPSEFRLVTEDKRLLFYQEYEHYETFIYSTDLKLLKSFLKLTDFEGFFATDKTTALWSEVEYKDDDKILTIKDE, from the coding sequence TTGAAAAAAATCGAACATCCATATCAAATTGCTGATTCTGAGCGTAGAAATGACCTACGAATTCTTCCATTTACTCAAAATGGAATTGAGTATAATAGTTGTTTTGTTCTATTAAATCCATTTTATAAAAGAAAAAAACGGTACGAAAATTTCGACAAGCAAAAACCAAAATGGATTGAGGGCCGAAGATCAGAAATAAAAAATGATTACGAAAAATATTACTGGAGCGAGTTTACCGAATCAAGTCAAATTCACGATATTAAAGAAATTATACATTGCTTCTATGTTTATGATAGCAATTACATAGAGAGATTTCAGAAGGTTAAGAAATCGGTCTGGGTAGCTTTTCAAGAAACAATATCTGATAATCAACTTTTTTGGAACGCGGACAGCCATATTTCAGTATTGACTATCGACACGATTCTTGAAGCTTTAAAAAAATTGGGTTATGCTAAATTAGCACTTTACGACATCTTTAAGGACGACCTAGTTTTTAGGAAAACAGATGAACTCATAAAATCAGAAAATGATTTTCCGAGCGAATTTCGACTTGTTACAGAGGATAAACGGTTACTTTTTTATCAAGAGTATGAACATTATGAAACATTTATCTATTCAACAGATTTAAAACTTTTAAAGTCTTTTTTGAAATTGACAGACTTCGAAGGTTTCTTTGCAACTGATAAAACAACAGCGTTATGGAGTGAAGTGGAATATAAAGATGACGATAAGATTTTAACGATAAAGGATGAATAA
- a CDS encoding DUF5063 domain-containing protein → MSELRKLIDKITEFGINPKVELTDKVDILKKLLVGIYSEYLNVEFEFDETDYDEEPDFDYKKIRENVKSNFPNFDWYSTVLDSNKMEPNIETGCGDELDDLTDIIKDLLAVKWRMENTSKNDALWHFDFSMRTHSEQHLVDLLKRLKDRNG, encoded by the coding sequence TTGAGTGAATTAAGAAAACTAATAGACAAAATCACTGAATTCGGAATTAACCCAAAAGTGGAATTGACTGATAAAGTCGATATACTAAAAAAACTATTAGTCGGAATTTACTCTGAATATCTAAATGTGGAATTTGAATTTGATGAAACCGATTATGACGAAGAACCTGATTTTGATTACAAAAAAATAAGGGAGAATGTCAAATCAAATTTTCCCAATTTCGATTGGTACAGTACGGTTTTGGACTCAAATAAAATGGAACCGAATATCGAAACTGGATGCGGAGATGAATTAGACGACTTAACCGATATAATAAAGGATTTGCTTGCTGTAAAATGGAGAATGGAAAATACGAGTAAAAATGATGCACTTTGGCATTTTGATTTTTCAATGAGAACTCATTCAGAACAGCATTTAGTAGATTTATTAAAACGACTGAAAGATAGAAATGGATAA
- a CDS encoding adenine-specific methyltransferase EcoRI family protein produces MARKATNKLLQKAKKSKSDEFYTQLSDIESELQHYKSHFKDKVVYCNCDDPSISNFFNYFASNFKELGIKKLIAACYKKQEIDLFNTEESENGFFYEYTGKNNEKLKPGSTDIIHFKGDGDFRSSESIELLKQADIVVTNPPFSLFREFVAQLVQYNKQFLIIGNINAITYKEIFKLIKENKAWLGINLGRGISGFIVPEHYELYGTEARIDNKGNRIVSPNNCLWLTNLDTSKRHEDIELTKTYYGNEIEYPKYDNYNGINVNKTKNIPLDYEGYMGVPITFLHKFNPDQFELIKFRKGNDDKDLSVNGKCPYFRILIKNKRVQPKLSEKEKSQQVTMYKNNSGFSSKTIINDPKRTLYLTER; encoded by the coding sequence ATGGCAAGAAAAGCGACAAATAAATTATTGCAAAAAGCTAAAAAATCAAAAAGTGATGAGTTTTACACTCAACTTTCTGATATAGAAAGCGAGTTGCAACATTACAAAAGCCACTTTAAGGATAAAGTAGTTTATTGTAATTGTGACGACCCTTCAATTAGCAATTTCTTTAATTATTTTGCTTCAAACTTTAAGGAATTAGGTATAAAAAAATTAATAGCTGCTTGTTATAAAAAACAAGAAATAGACTTGTTTAATACAGAAGAATCGGAAAATGGTTTCTTTTACGAATATACAGGGAAAAATAACGAGAAACTCAAACCAGGTTCAACAGATATTATTCATTTTAAAGGCGATGGAGATTTTCGTAGTTCAGAAAGCATTGAACTACTCAAACAAGCAGATATTGTAGTTACAAATCCACCATTTTCACTATTCAGAGAATTTGTTGCTCAACTTGTTCAATACAATAAACAGTTTTTAATAATTGGCAATATTAACGCCATCACTTACAAAGAAATTTTCAAGCTAATTAAAGAAAATAAAGCGTGGTTGGGAATTAATCTCGGTAGAGGTATCTCTGGATTTATTGTTCCTGAACATTACGAACTTTATGGAACTGAAGCAAGAATTGACAATAAAGGAAATAGGATTGTTTCGCCAAATAATTGTCTTTGGCTTACGAATTTAGATACTTCTAAACGACACGAAGACATAGAATTAACAAAAACATATTACGGTAACGAAATAGAGTATCCAAAATACGACAACTACAACGGAATTAATGTTAATAAGACAAAAAACATTCCTTTAGATTATGAAGGGTATATGGGAGTTCCTATAACATTTTTACACAAATTCAATCCTGACCAATTTGAATTAATCAAATTCAGAAAAGGCAACGATGATAAAGATTTATCTGTAAATGGAAAATGTCCTTATTTTAGAATTTTAATTAAGAACAAAAGAGTACAACCGAAACTATCTGAAAAGGAAAAAAGCCAGCAGGTAACAATGTATAAAAATAATAGCGGTTTTAGTTCTAAAACTATAATAAATGACCCTAAAAGAACTCTGTACTTAACTGAAAGATAA
- a CDS encoding cyclase family protein yields MIIDLTHTLKNKITVYPNTLEPIFEQGNTIEKDGFAEINMTMCTHTGTHIDAPAHIIPNTKSLDQFGVEKFIGSAIVIDCSEIKDISLDFLKMKEDEIKNVDFVLFYSGWQHKWNTDRYFDEFPTLTTDAVEWLAKLNLKALGFDSISVDKMTAESLPNHKVLLKKDILIIENMTNLDKLISKKFELNCIPLKIENSDGSPIRAFARIEK; encoded by the coding sequence ATGATAATAGATTTAACACATACACTAAAAAATAAAATAACTGTTTATCCAAACACACTTGAACCTATTTTTGAACAAGGCAATACAATAGAAAAAGATGGATTTGCAGAAATTAATATGACAATGTGCACGCATACAGGAACTCATATTGATGCACCTGCACATATAATTCCAAACACAAAATCACTTGACCAATTTGGTGTAGAAAAATTTATTGGATCTGCAATCGTAATTGATTGTTCTGAAATAAAAGATATAAGTTTAGATTTTCTTAAAATGAAAGAGGATGAAATAAAAAATGTAGATTTTGTGCTTTTCTATTCCGGATGGCAACATAAATGGAATACGGATAGATACTTTGATGAATTTCCAACTTTGACAACTGATGCGGTTGAATGGTTAGCAAAATTGAATTTAAAAGCATTAGGTTTTGATTCTATATCTGTAGACAAAATGACTGCAGAATCACTCCCAAATCACAAAGTTCTTTTAAAAAAAGATATTTTAATAATTGAAAATATGACTAATTTGGATAAGTTAATTTCTAAAAAGTTTGAATTAAATTGTATCCCTCTAAAAATAGAAAATTCAGATGGCTCACCGATTAGAGCATTCGCAAGAATAGAAAAATAA
- a CDS encoding GIY-YIG nuclease family protein, with amino-acid sequence MNAIKLNDILKLEDLNNTKIRFNLMFGGNWNPIEMFKNNEMETILGGHYWNYDKKKSYKSGQITVGFIRIKNNENLWLLFHIGKVTKDLNLQNAVGYEYETLTEYEKYFGRIIVRFKNKSQNMVRKATSVIDDCEIAQILPDIFDNDIFPGYDKVNISWTELSRVITKDTWKTALRNQKGVYLITDTSNGKMYVGSAYGDEMILNRWKSYVKIGNGGNKELKNLEFDHIKEHFRYSILDIFKSTTENETIIERESWWKETLLSRKFGYNAN; translated from the coding sequence ATGAACGCTATCAAACTAAACGATATTTTAAAATTAGAAGATCTAAATAATACCAAAATCAGATTTAATTTAATGTTTGGCGGAAATTGGAATCCAATTGAAATGTTTAAGAATAACGAAATGGAAACTATTCTTGGTGGACACTATTGGAATTACGACAAAAAGAAATCATATAAATCAGGACAAATTACGGTAGGATTCATTCGTATAAAAAACAATGAAAATCTTTGGCTTTTATTTCATATTGGAAAAGTAACAAAAGATTTAAATCTTCAAAACGCAGTTGGTTACGAATATGAAACCTTGACCGAATACGAAAAATATTTTGGTCGAATAATAGTCAGGTTCAAGAATAAATCCCAAAATATGGTTAGAAAAGCAACTTCCGTAATTGACGACTGCGAAATTGCTCAAATTCTACCAGATATTTTTGATAATGATATTTTTCCTGGTTACGACAAAGTAAATATATCTTGGACCGAATTGTCAAGAGTAATTACAAAAGATACTTGGAAAACAGCATTGAGAAACCAAAAAGGAGTTTACTTGATTACTGATACTTCTAATGGAAAAATGTATGTTGGTTCAGCTTACGGAGACGAAATGATTTTAAATCGGTGGAAATCCTATGTAAAAATTGGAAATGGTGGAAATAAAGAATTGAAAAATTTAGAATTTGACCATATAAAAGAACACTTCCGGTATTCAATTTTGGATATATTCAAATCAACAACAGAAAACGAAACAATAATTGAAAGAGAAAGTTGGTGGAAAGAAACTTTATTAAGTAGAAAATTTGGGTATAACGCGAATTAA
- a CDS encoding DUF262 domain-containing protein — MNELQSLKDIFKDRIFKIPDYQRGYAWTKRHLKDFWEDTVNLPVERFHYTGMLSLKKVDRKVWQNWNDDGWLIEDRGYKPFHVVDGQQRLTTFVIFIQAITELVKNLPENKGKKDEEIYLGSFSLKSIKEEYLVVQKPPQFIIKTYKFSYEVDNPSFQFLKYRIFKEPNSGTIQETFYTLNLENSKNFFAENLENYHKEFGIKEVEILFKKLTQNLMFNVYEISDDFDVFVAFETMNNRGKKLSNLELLKNRLIYLTTLYDEDELKTDERNSLRTKINDAWKEIYYQLGRNKKNPLNDDDFLVAHWIMYFQYTREKGDDYIRFLLEQQFTPQNIYSKTEIKVSSIEEFEEVREDESTDQEEIETNGIEEEVVFRSKLSPKEIEDYVNSLKSASVHWYNSYNPTNNPDLTNEESLWIDRLNRIGIIYFRPLVTASFLSQKTTSEQRVKLFTAIERFIFITFRLSRAFSTYRNSEFYRASRKLRNNELSIDDIVSTLQERMDYCFYEIEEDERTYFDYTYFQKFIDKKFKRGGGFYHWNGLRYFLYEYEMEKVRNRGSQKIDWKLFVKGEKDKVSIEHIYPQTPDHEEWIKSFEEEKETNKVFFQGTLGNLVPLSQSINSSLQNDCFTDKKNPKFNDKGDKIRYGYLDGSHSEIEVSSYPVWNAETILDRGNKLLEFMERRWNLEFEDDQSKAELLFLDFMFPEENQEETE, encoded by the coding sequence TGACCGAAAAGTTTGGCAAAATTGGAATGATGATGGTTGGCTGATTGAGGACAGAGGATACAAACCTTTTCACGTTGTTGATGGTCAACAGAGACTAACGACTTTTGTGATATTTATTCAAGCAATCACAGAATTAGTCAAAAATCTGCCTGAAAATAAAGGCAAAAAAGATGAAGAAATTTATTTAGGTTCATTCAGTTTAAAGTCAATCAAAGAAGAGTATTTGGTTGTTCAAAAACCGCCACAATTCATAATCAAGACATACAAATTCAGCTATGAAGTGGACAATCCTAGCTTTCAGTTTTTAAAATACCGAATTTTCAAAGAGCCAAATAGCGGAACAATCCAAGAAACATTTTACACGCTCAATCTTGAAAACTCAAAGAACTTCTTTGCTGAAAATCTTGAAAATTACCATAAAGAATTTGGGATAAAAGAGGTTGAAATTCTATTTAAAAAACTTACTCAAAATTTAATGTTCAATGTTTACGAAATCAGCGATGATTTTGATGTTTTCGTTGCTTTTGAGACAATGAACAACAGAGGTAAAAAGCTTTCGAACCTTGAACTATTAAAAAACAGATTAATTTATCTAACGACACTTTATGATGAGGACGAATTAAAAACAGACGAGAGAAACTCTTTACGGACAAAAATTAATGACGCTTGGAAAGAAATTTACTATCAATTAGGGAGAAACAAAAAGAACCCACTAAATGACGATGACTTTCTTGTTGCACATTGGATTATGTATTTCCAATACACAAGAGAAAAAGGAGACGATTACATTAGATTTTTATTAGAACAGCAGTTCACACCTCAAAACATCTATTCCAAGACAGAAATCAAGGTCAGTTCAATTGAAGAATTCGAGGAAGTGAGAGAAGATGAAAGTACAGACCAAGAAGAAATTGAAACCAACGGAATTGAGGAAGAAGTTGTGTTTCGCTCTAAATTGTCACCAAAAGAAATTGAGGACTATGTCAACTCTCTGAAATCTGCATCTGTACATTGGTATAATTCTTACAATCCAACAAACAACCCAGATTTAACAAATGAAGAAAGTCTTTGGATTGATAGACTTAATCGAATAGGTATTATTTATTTCAGACCTTTAGTTACTGCATCTTTCCTTTCACAAAAAACTACATCGGAGCAAAGAGTTAAATTGTTCACAGCAATAGAAAGGTTCATATTTATAACTTTCCGTTTAAGTCGAGCCTTTTCAACATATCGAAATAGTGAATTTTACAGAGCATCAAGAAAGTTAAGAAATAATGAACTCTCGATTGATGATATAGTTTCAACATTACAAGAAAGAATGGACTATTGCTTCTACGAAATAGAAGAAGATGAAAGAACCTACTTTGATTACACCTACTTCCAGAAATTTATAGATAAAAAGTTCAAACGTGGTGGCGGTTTTTATCATTGGAATGGCTTGCGATATTTCCTTTACGAATACGAAATGGAAAAAGTGAGAAATCGTGGAAGTCAAAAAATAGATTGGAAACTATTTGTCAAAGGAGAAAAAGATAAAGTTTCAATTGAACATATTTACCCACAAACGCCTGACCACGAAGAATGGATAAAGAGTTTTGAAGAGGAAAAAGAAACAAACAAAGTTTTCTTTCAAGGCACTTTAGGTAATTTAGTACCGCTTTCTCAAAGCATAAATTCAAGTTTGCAAAATGACTGTTTTACGGACAAGAAAAATCCGAAGTTTAATGACAAAGGCGATAAAATAAGATACGGATATTTAGATGGTTCGCATTCCGAAATTGAAGTTTCGAGCTATCCTGTGTGGAATGCTGAAACCATTTTGGATAGAGGCAATAAATTACTTGAATTTATGGAAAGACGGTGGAATTTGGAATTTGAGGACGACCAATCAAAAGCCGAATTGTTGTTTTTAGATTTTATGTTTCCCGAAGAAAATCAAGAAGAAACGGAGTAA
- a CDS encoding DUF6266 family protein, giving the protein MGKIPQGILGSLSGKVGSIIGGSWKGIDYIRIKPASVANPRTEGQVNQRNKFTITLEYLQATSDFIKVGYKAFAVKKTEFNAAMSYVLNNAVGGIAPNFTIDYSLALLSRGSLSSVLNGSTDLATSGQVTFDWDDNSAEGNANATDKAMVLVYNPSKKESVSILDGADRTVGSQVITIPNTYAGDTVELFMAFVSADGSQVSNSVYLGSGTAA; this is encoded by the coding sequence ATGGGTAAAATTCCACAGGGTATTTTAGGAAGTCTATCGGGAAAGGTAGGTAGTATTATTGGCGGTAGTTGGAAAGGTATTGACTACATCAGAATTAAGCCAGCAAGCGTGGCGAATCCACGTACAGAAGGACAGGTAAATCAGCGTAATAAATTTACTATTACATTGGAGTATCTTCAAGCGACAAGCGATTTTATTAAAGTTGGATATAAGGCTTTTGCTGTTAAGAAAACAGAATTTAATGCTGCAATGTCTTATGTATTAAATAATGCAGTAGGAGGTATCGCACCTAACTTTACAATCGATTATTCTTTAGCTTTATTAAGTAGAGGTTCTTTGTCAAGTGTTTTAAATGGTTCAACCGATTTAGCAACATCAGGACAAGTAACTTTTGATTGGGATGATAACTCGGCAGAGGGTAATGCAAATGCAACAGATAAAGCGATGGTATTAGTTTACAATCCAAGTAAAAAAGAATCTGTATCAATTCTTGATGGTGCTGATAGAACTGTAGGTTCTCAAGTAATTACTATACCAAATACTTATGCAGGAGACACAGTAGAGCTATTTATGGCGTTTGTTTCTGCTGATGGTAGTCAAGTATCAAATAGTGTGTATTTAGGCTCTGGTACGGCAGCTTAA
- a CDS encoding DUF6794 domain-containing protein: MKNTIAIILLFVFGTVFSQDDCKDYKENYIPKNLKDAIEYLSCEWSESDKTEFKNKEESDAVTELHFGTGMGVRNGWELWKGKNRISRFFKSKGISHPDDISSIILTSFHRRLNNKPIDLDSQIEYYKSYWETAKKKFEKEQQNQIELSKKEFDNYKINDSVKIEFKINKQGKNVWAYRVQKYPDLNEKPNCYIKGIVVEKNKKKRKRGKYVLTILITDICGNEKAIFHGEENGLNINQEYDFSLMSFKISKE; this comes from the coding sequence ATGAAAAACACTATCGCAATCATATTACTTTTTGTTTTCGGAACAGTCTTTTCACAAGATGATTGTAAAGATTATAAGGAAAACTATATTCCTAAAAATCTGAAAGACGCAATTGAATATTTGAGCTGTGAATGGTCGGAATCTGATAAAACGGAATTCAAAAATAAAGAAGAAAGTGATGCAGTAACCGAATTACATTTCGGAACTGGAATGGGAGTGAGAAATGGTTGGGAATTATGGAAAGGCAAAAACCGAATATCAAGATTTTTCAAATCAAAAGGAATTTCTCATCCAGATGATATTTCCTCAATAATTTTGACTTCTTTTCATAGGCGTTTAAACAATAAGCCTATTGACTTGGACTCACAAATTGAATACTATAAAAGCTACTGGGAAACTGCCAAAAAGAAATTTGAAAAAGAGCAACAGAACCAAATAGAGTTAAGTAAAAAAGAATTCGACAATTACAAAATCAATGACTCGGTTAAAATTGAATTTAAAATCAATAAGCAGGGCAAAAATGTTTGGGCATATCGAGTTCAGAAATATCCTGACTTGAACGAGAAACCAAATTGCTATATCAAAGGAATTGTAGTTGAGAAAAATAAGAAAAAAAGAAAACGCGGAAAATACGTTTTGACAATACTAATTACAGACATTTGTGGAAATGAAAAAGCCATTTTTCACGGAGAAGAAAACGGACTAAACATAAATCAAGAATATGATTTTAGTCTTATGAGTTTTAAGATAAGTAAGGAGTAA
- a CDS encoding EcoRI family type II restriction endonuclease — protein MAKKNQSKRLTTQHKKSQGVVGIFGEVAKLHDLSVGKISKLVIECLEKEYPQLSFRYRKNIKKEEINEALQKIDKDLGQTLFVSNSSIKPDGGIIEVKDDNDNWRIILVTEAKHQGKDIDNIKKGLLVGKNNDQDLMAAGNAIERSHKNISEIANFMLAESHFPYILFLEGSNFLTETISITRPDGRIVNLEYNSGMLNRMDRLTSANYGMPINTNLCENKFVKPKDKTIMLQATSIYTQGKGGKWDAKEMLNVMIEVSKTSLKVLGSDIFKQLTENK, from the coding sequence ATGGCAAAAAAGAACCAATCAAAAAGATTAACAACTCAACATAAAAAGTCTCAAGGAGTTGTAGGTATATTTGGAGAAGTAGCGAAACTACACGACTTAAGCGTTGGAAAAATATCAAAACTTGTCATTGAATGTCTTGAAAAAGAATATCCTCAATTATCTTTTCGTTACAGAAAAAACATTAAAAAAGAAGAGATAAACGAAGCCTTACAAAAAATTGATAAAGATTTAGGGCAAACTCTTTTTGTTTCAAATTCAAGTATTAAACCTGACGGTGGTATAATCGAAGTTAAAGACGATAATGATAATTGGAGAATAATTTTAGTTACAGAAGCAAAACATCAAGGGAAAGATATTGATAATATCAAAAAAGGACTATTGGTAGGAAAAAACAATGACCAAGATTTAATGGCTGCTGGTAATGCTATAGAAAGGTCGCATAAAAACATCTCTGAAATTGCGAATTTTATGTTGGCTGAATCTCATTTTCCTTACATTTTATTTCTTGAAGGTTCAAACTTTCTAACCGAAACCATTTCGATTACACGACCTGACGGCAGAATTGTAAATCTTGAGTATAATTCAGGGATGTTAAATAGAATGGATAGACTGACTTCCGCAAACTATGGTATGCCAATTAATACAAATTTGTGTGAAAACAAGTTTGTAAAACCCAAAGATAAAACAATAATGCTTCAAGCAACTTCAATTTACACACAAGGTAAAGGAGGAAAATGGGATGCTAAAGAAATGTTAAATGTTATGATTGAAGTTTCTAAAACATCTCTTAAGGTTTTAGGAAGTGATATATTTAAACAATTAACTGAAAATAAATAA